DNA sequence from the Methanocella sp. genome:
GATCGGCAAGGAGCTCGGCCTGAAAGTCGTATACACGAACCAGGCGTTCGACACTATCATCCTGGCTGTCCAGACCAACAAGTTCGACGCGTCCATATCCGCCTTCACCATCAAGCCGGAGAGGCAGAAGTCCATCGACTTCACGGACCCGTACTATGAGAATCGTGGACAGGCCCTGGCCGTCAAGGCCGGTAATGACAAAATCAAGACGCTAGACGATCTGGGCAACATGACCATCGGCGTCCAGTCGGGCACCGTCGCCCAGCTCGAGATCGCGAACCTGACGACCGCCGACAATAAGACGCTGGTCCCGCCCCAGAACATCAAGGCGTACACCCTGATGCCGGACGTCATGGCCGCCCTCAAGAAGGGAGAGGTCCAGGTCGCCGCGGGCGACTACCCGGTCATGAAGCCGTATATCGACCAGTACCCTGGCGACTACCAGTTCTCTAACACCTCACTCAGCGGTACCGAATACTTCGGCATCGTCGTCAGCAAGGACAACCCGGGACTTACGGCCGCGATGAACCAGGCCCTGGCCAAGATCAAGGCCGACGGCCGGTACGACGCGATATATAAGAAGTGGTTCTCGTAGGACAATTGAGGCACGTTTCCCACGTGCCTTTTCTTTTATATATGAAAAAAAGACCGGTCATGCATTTGCCGATTATTCAATCGCCCATATGGATGGAAAGGCTTATAACTGGTTAACTAATTAAACTTGTAGGAAAACTAAAAATGGTGCGGTGGTGCTGTTGAACCGTAGACGGTCGTCTATCTGTATACTCATATTGCTTTTATGTTCCACATCGGGCCTGCTATCCATGGTCCCTGCGTCGGCCCAGGCCAGCCATTCCATACCGATCATCGTGGAAAACGACTGGATGTCCCGCATGGAGAACTCCTCGGTCTACCTGGACGGCGCCTTCCAGGGCTTGACGGATAACCGTGGCCAGTTCGTAGTCCCGGACGTTTCCCCGGGGCAGCATAACATCACCGTCACGAAAGACGGCTATGGCAGTAAGACCATTGACCAGATCTTCAACGGCACCGAATCTCTGGAGTTTAAGCTGAGCGCCCAGAAGCCGGCGAACTCTGTCACCATCGTGGCCCTGGATGCCCGGGAGTCGAGGAGTAAGATCACTGGCGCAAGCGTCTACGTGGATGGCCAGTTCGTCGGCACGACGGGCACCGGCGACGGCGGCGTGACGCTCAGCCTGTCGCCAGGCATGCATACGGTGAAGATATCGAAGGACATGCTCGAGGATAACACGACCCGGATTGACGTTGTGCCCGGGTCCACCTACGTCATCCTCATGGAGGGCGGTGCACGCCGGTACAGCATTCTGGACGGCAGCCTGTTCATCTACTCGTTATCCAAGGAGATCATCTACGGCCTGGTCAACACGATCAAGCTGTCCATCGTGGCCTACTGTATCGGCATCTGCATCGGCCTGCTCATGGGCATCGGCCGGACGTCGTCCAACCGCATCATCCGGGTGGTCGCGTCGGTGTACGTCGAGGGCGTGAGAGGCTTGCCGATCCTGTTACAATTATTGTTCGTCAACTTCGGCCTGCCATTCCCGATATCGGACATGACGGGCCAGCAGTTCAACATCGACGCCTTCACCTCGTGCATCATCGCACTGTCGGTGAACAGCGGCGCCTACATGGGCGAAATTTTCAAGGCGGGCATCGAGGCGGTCAGCAAGGGCCAGACCGAGGCCGCGAGGTCGCTGGGCCTGTCGCAGAACCAGTCGATGCGCTATATTATCCTGCCCCAGGCGATCAAGATCGTGCTGCCCGCCCTCGGCAACGAGTTCATCGCTCTCATCAAGGACTCGTCCATCGGCTTAGTGATCTCCGTCACAGAGGTCACCATGGAGGCCAAGCTAGTGGGCGTGGAGTACTATAATACGTTCACGCCGCTCCTGGCCGCAGGT
Encoded proteins:
- a CDS encoding basic amino acid ABC transporter substrate-binding protein, which codes for MTKNVTKAFLLLLLISMIVVAVSGCTTSPAVTPTPAPSANFTTLTAGTLSIATDASYAPFENVNTTTNQIEGFDIDLMNEIGKELGLKVVYTNQAFDTIILAVQTNKFDASISAFTIKPERQKSIDFTDPYYENRGQALAVKAGNDKIKTLDDLGNMTIGVQSGTVAQLEIANLTTADNKTLVPPQNIKAYTLMPDVMAALKKGEVQVAAGDYPVMKPYIDQYPGDYQFSNTSLSGTEYFGIVVSKDNPGLTAAMNQALAKIKADGRYDAIYKKWFS
- a CDS encoding ABC transporter permease subunit (The N-terminal region of this protein, as described by TIGR01726, is a three transmembrane segment that identifies a subfamily of ABC transporter permease subunits, which specificities that include histidine, arginine, glutamine, glutamate, L-cystine (sic), the opines (in Agrobacterium) octopine and nopaline, etc.), with the translated sequence MVPASAQASHSIPIIVENDWMSRMENSSVYLDGAFQGLTDNRGQFVVPDVSPGQHNITVTKDGYGSKTIDQIFNGTESLEFKLSAQKPANSVTIVALDARESRSKITGASVYVDGQFVGTTGTGDGGVTLSLSPGMHTVKISKDMLEDNTTRIDVVPGSTYVILMEGGARRYSILDGSLFIYSLSKEIIYGLVNTIKLSIVAYCIGICIGLLMGIGRTSSNRIIRVVASVYVEGVRGLPILLQLLFVNFGLPFPISDMTGQQFNIDAFTSCIIALSVNSGAYMGEIFKAGIEAVSKGQTEAARSLGLSQNQSMRYIILPQAIKIVLPALGNEFIALIKDSSIGLVISVTEVTMEAKLVGVEYYNTFTPLLAAGIIYLCITIPLGKAVQYMEKKYNIANTRTNGKAKKQKVKPLSEEFV